A genomic window from Methanophagales archaeon includes:
- a CDS encoding triphosphoribosyl-dephospho-CoA synthase, translating into MDEDQVARSAQLALLLEVSAYPKPGNVDRTHDFIDTSYEQFLASSVAVYPVLREAAMRKGRGVGKLIRKGVEESVKWQHGGNTHFGALLLLIPLAMAAGASDSCATPVLKYRASEIMRNTDVEDAIELYRAFPVAKVRVRRDVAELDVMNEASLEEIRNKQLSLFDILTISAPYDLISRELVGGFEKTFRYAALIADFIRDKPLNEAITHAYLNLLAEEEDTFVKMKFGAEKSRYVKERAKGIVDRGYRREELEEFDHELIIAGINPGSSADLIVAALFIAILQGLKV; encoded by the coding sequence ATGGATGAAGACCAGGTTGCCAGGAGTGCGCAACTGGCATTGCTTCTTGAAGTCTCCGCGTATCCAAAACCCGGTAACGTAGACCGGACACATGACTTCATAGATACGAGTTACGAGCAATTTCTCGCTTCTTCGGTCGCGGTTTACCCCGTGCTCAGGGAAGCGGCAATGCGAAAGGGGCGGGGAGTGGGTAAACTGATAAGGAAGGGAGTGGAGGAGAGCGTGAAGTGGCAGCATGGTGGGAACACGCACTTTGGTGCGCTACTCTTATTGATACCTTTAGCAATGGCTGCGGGTGCTTCTGATAGCTGCGCCACCCCTGTATTGAAGTATAGAGCAAGTGAGATCATGCGGAACACCGATGTGGAAGATGCAATAGAATTATACAGGGCATTCCCGGTGGCGAAAGTGAGAGTGAGGAGGGATGTAGCAGAGCTTGATGTGATGAACGAAGCGTCATTAGAAGAGATAAGAAATAAGCAGCTATCCCTCTTTGATATACTCACCATTTCTGCCCCTTATGATCTGATATCGCGGGAATTGGTTGGCGGATTTGAGAAAACCTTCAGGTATGCCGCGCTGATAGCTGATTTTATCCGCGATAAGCCCCTAAATGAGGCGATAACACATGCTTATCTTAATCTGCTGGCAGAAGAGGAGGATACCTTCGTCAAAATGAAGTTTGGAGCTGAGAAGAGCAGATACGTAAAGGAACGAGCGAAGGGTATTGTTGATAGGGGATACAGGCGCGAGGAGCTGGAGGAATTTGACCATGAGCTGATAATAGCGGGGATAAACCCCGGCTCTTCCGCTGATCTGATCGTAGCAGCATTATTCATCGCCATTCTGCAGGGGTTGAAGGTTTAG
- a CDS encoding CoB--CoM heterodisulfide reductase iron-sulfur subunit A family protein, with product MVNKIEEPRIGVYICHCGVNIAATVDVADVADFAVGLPGVVVARHYQYMCSDPGQELIKSDIKEFGLNRVVVASCSPRMHEPTFRKACEDAGMNPYCFEMANIREQCAWVHVDVRSATDKAKDLVASAVSKVALLAPLERKKVGVIPRTLVIGGGISGIYAALEVADKGFETYLVEREPSIGGHMAQLDKTFPTLDCSSCILTPKMVEVARHKNIHLLTYSEVEEVNGYIGNYRVKIRNKPRYVDEHKCTGCGECASACRLRGRIAAEFEMGLAKRSAIYIPFPQAVPAVYTVDAEECLYITKGKCGKSPACVDACPADAIDFSQKEREMEIEVGTIIVATGYELLDVSQLPEYGYKYEEVLTGLEFERLSVASGPTGGKIVINGKEPKEVVFISCVGSREREREKESELEPRIGTPYCSRVCCMYIAKQAHLVREKIPDARVRVLYNDVRAFGKGFEEFYNRVREEGVEYIRKELEEPVTVVKEKEKAGESGVVVRTRSSDGRTIEIKADLVVLATAIVPAKRTEELVRILKLTRSGDGFFMEAHPKLRPLDTFTDGIFIAGCCQSPKDIPDSVAQAVGAAMRASIPLMQGEVEIEPLVAEVDVSLCTGCGICEEICPFGALKLDKDRGTMSVNEVVCKGCGSCNAICPSGAISIKHFRDKQIYAQIEAISR from the coding sequence ATGGTGAACAAGATAGAGGAGCCACGCATAGGTGTCTATATCTGTCATTGTGGTGTGAATATAGCAGCGACGGTGGATGTAGCCGATGTAGCCGATTTTGCTGTTGGATTACCCGGGGTGGTCGTTGCAAGGCATTACCAGTACATGTGCTCCGATCCTGGTCAGGAATTGATAAAGAGTGATATAAAGGAGTTCGGATTGAATAGAGTGGTTGTTGCTTCTTGCTCGCCCCGGATGCACGAGCCTACATTCAGGAAGGCATGTGAAGATGCAGGTATGAACCCATATTGCTTCGAGATGGCGAATATAAGAGAGCAATGTGCCTGGGTTCATGTCGATGTTAGAAGTGCTACAGATAAGGCGAAAGACCTGGTGGCATCGGCTGTGAGCAAAGTGGCATTGCTGGCTCCGTTAGAACGGAAGAAGGTCGGCGTTATACCCAGAACGCTGGTGATTGGTGGCGGTATATCGGGTATCTATGCCGCTCTTGAAGTTGCGGATAAGGGATTTGAGACCTATTTAGTGGAGCGAGAGCCTTCTATCGGTGGGCACATGGCTCAACTTGACAAGACTTTCCCCACCCTCGATTGCTCTTCCTGCATACTCACGCCTAAGATGGTAGAAGTCGCACGTCACAAGAATATTCACCTGCTCACTTATTCAGAGGTAGAGGAGGTAAACGGTTATATAGGTAATTACCGGGTGAAGATAAGGAATAAGCCCAGATATGTGGACGAGCATAAATGCACAGGTTGTGGTGAATGCGCATCTGCATGCAGGCTTCGTGGTCGAATTGCCGCTGAATTTGAGATGGGGTTAGCGAAGCGAAGTGCAATTTACATTCCCTTCCCTCAGGCTGTGCCTGCAGTATATACAGTAGATGCAGAAGAATGCTTATACATAACGAAGGGTAAATGTGGTAAATCGCCAGCATGTGTGGATGCATGCCCCGCTGACGCAATTGACTTCTCACAGAAGGAGCGGGAGATGGAGATAGAAGTGGGAACCATCATAGTTGCTACGGGCTACGAGTTGCTCGATGTCTCTCAACTGCCGGAATATGGGTATAAATATGAGGAAGTCCTGACTGGCTTGGAATTTGAACGGCTTTCGGTCGCTTCAGGTCCCACAGGCGGCAAGATAGTGATAAATGGTAAAGAACCGAAAGAAGTGGTCTTCATATCCTGTGTGGGCTCTCGCGAGCGAGAGCGAGAGAAAGAGTCTGAGCTTGAGCCACGAATTGGGACTCCATACTGCTCTCGTGTATGCTGCATGTACATAGCGAAGCAGGCGCACCTGGTAAGGGAGAAGATTCCCGATGCGCGGGTACGGGTGCTATACAACGACGTGAGAGCGTTTGGCAAGGGTTTTGAGGAGTTTTACAACCGTGTTAGGGAAGAGGGTGTGGAGTATATAAGGAAAGAACTTGAAGAGCCGGTGACAGTGGTGAAAGAGAAAGAGAAAGCGGGAGAAAGCGGTGTGGTGGTAAGAACAAGGAGTAGCGACGGTAGAACAATAGAAATAAAAGCGGATCTGGTGGTTCTTGCTACTGCCATCGTCCCAGCTAAGAGAACTGAAGAACTCGTAAGGATACTGAAGCTCACGAGGAGTGGAGATGGCTTCTTCATGGAGGCGCATCCAAAACTCCGACCCCTCGATACGTTCACAGACGGCATCTTCATCGCGGGCTGCTGTCAATCGCCAAAGGATATCCCTGATAGTGTTGCGCAGGCAGTTGGTGCAGCGATGAGGGCTTCGATACCGCTGATGCAGGGTGAGGTGGAGATAGAACCACTTGTGGCTGAGGTAGACGTGAGCCTGTGCACTGGCTGTGGGATATGTGAAGAGATATGCCCCTTTGGAGCCTTAAAGCTCGATAAGGACAGGGGCACGATGAGTGTGAACGAGGTTGTGTGTAAGGGATGCGGTTCTTGCAATGCGATATGCCCATCAGGTGCGATTTCTATAAAGCATTTCAGAGATAAGCAGATATATGCACAGATAGAAGCAATTAGCCGCTGA
- a CDS encoding prenyltransferase, with product MGFKHSFIGWVELSGFPKFTTTMIPFIMGSVLAWSEYQYPVPYINLPVLVCSLIAVFLLTDFCFVLNACSVYTDLKSKDKSKGKGKGLQFHVKTIGSGSASSLHSTAVSGRFNALESGLISVKQAVRGAYMCLVAAIPLSLILRYALHTGVLTLPLGVLGIIVAYSYSRGPRLSYIGWGELALTVGVGWLTVFSGYYLQAGHVSWLPTIVALPWMIDVFKLKLTRELPDFECDASIGRRTLAVRLGKRKTIALYLPLTICSWVSFIPLLWLNIPYYGLMLLILPALYTAKSLRVVRHKRDLKDEELNALTKNAFTGMILIPVALTGIFGMKILLNLLAYS from the coding sequence ATGGGCTTCAAACATTCATTTATTGGCTGGGTGGAACTATCAGGTTTTCCAAAATTCACAACCACTATGATACCTTTTATCATGGGTTCTGTCCTGGCATGGAGTGAATATCAATATCCCGTTCCCTATATTAACCTGCCTGTGCTCGTGTGCTCGCTCATTGCCGTATTTTTACTCACCGATTTCTGCTTCGTACTCAATGCTTGCAGTGTATATACCGATTTGAAGAGTAAGGATAAGAGTAAGGGTAAGGGTAAAGGGCTCCAATTCCACGTTAAGACTATCGGTAGTGGCAGTGCGAGCTCATTGCATTCCACCGCGGTCAGTGGACGCTTCAACGCGCTTGAGTCCGGACTGATATCAGTGAAGCAGGCAGTTAGGGGTGCATATATGTGCCTGGTGGCTGCTATACCACTGAGTCTAATCCTGAGGTATGCTCTTCACACCGGTGTGCTAACCCTGCCGCTTGGAGTTCTCGGTATCATTGTTGCATACTCATACTCGCGGGGACCCCGCCTCTCTTATATCGGCTGGGGTGAACTGGCACTAACTGTCGGCGTTGGCTGGCTGACGGTATTCAGTGGTTATTACCTCCAGGCGGGTCATGTGAGCTGGCTTCCCACAATAGTAGCTCTACCATGGATGATAGATGTATTCAAGTTGAAATTGACACGGGAACTGCCGGATTTTGAATGTGATGCCTCGATAGGGCGCAGGACTCTCGCAGTTCGACTGGGTAAGCGTAAAACTATCGCCCTTTATCTGCCGTTGACTATATGCTCATGGGTTTCGTTCATACCACTCTTATGGCTCAATATCCCCTATTACGGGCTTATGCTTCTTATACTGCCTGCATTATACACGGCAAAGAGTTTAAGAGTGGTGCGCCATAAAAGGGACCTGAAGGACGAGGAACTCAATGCGCTGACAAAAAATGCATTCACCGGTATGATTCTCATTCCTGTTGCCCTCACCGGCATCTTTGGCATGAAGATACTATTAAATTTGCTGGCGTATTCATAA